A region from the Campylobacter blaseri genome encodes:
- the cybH gene encoding Ni/Fe-hydrogenase, b-type cytochrome subunit codes for MKINAERKAEYEFSIGYRATHWIRAITIAVLIVSGLYIAYVFQSANINDEPVLFLQAKWRFVHLVAGFIMIGAIIFKSYLFVFDKLSRRELVSILDFINPKIWIDQIKFYLFIGDHPQLKGVYNPLQFIAYIIFYAVAFLISITGLILYVHVYHNGLGGLLYEPLREIEVAMGGLANVRAIHHICMNIIIFFVCVHVYMAVFNAIKGKNGAIDAIISGYKFPAKD; via the coding sequence ATGAAAATAAATGCAGAAAGAAAAGCTGAATACGAGTTTTCTATAGGATATAGGGCCACACACTGGATAAGAGCTATAACTATAGCTGTTTTAATAGTTAGTGGATTATATATAGCATATGTTTTTCAAAGTGCTAATATAAATGATGAACCTGTACTATTTTTGCAAGCTAAGTGGCGCTTTGTCCACTTAGTAGCAGGATTTATAATGATAGGTGCTATTATATTTAAATCATATCTGTTTGTTTTTGATAAATTAAGCAGAAGGGAACTAGTTAGTATATTGGATTTCATAAATCCAAAAATTTGGATAGATCAGATTAAATTTTATCTATTTATAGGGGATCATCCTCAACTAAAAGGGGTTTATAATCCACTTCAATTTATTGCATATATAATATTTTATGCGGTTGCGTTTTTGATATCAATAACTGGGCTTATTCTATATGTTCATGTATATCATAACGGACTTGGCGGACTTTTATATGAACCTTTAAGAGAGATTGAAGTAGCAATGGGTGGCTTAGCTAATGTTAGAGCTATTCACCATATATGTATGAATATTATAATATTTTTTGTTTGTGTCCATGTTTATATGGCAGTATTTAATGCTATTAAGGGTAAAAATGGTGCAATAGATGCTATTATAAGTGGGTATAAATTCCCAGCCAAAGATTGA
- a CDS encoding HyaD/HybD family hydrogenase maturation endopeptidase, with translation MKILVLGIGNVMFSDEGIGVHITKMIEKNYTFYSKKHTIDFVDGGTLANILIPTIVEYDNVLIIDCIDADDGKIGDVYFFDYNDMPKMINWSGSAHEVEMLQTLQMMEILGDRPETKILGVVPKRIEPLSFDLSEEIQKAVPLMEKTIINHLKQFEFEIKKIANYSVQDIADQFKKEQYDN, from the coding sequence TTGAAAATCTTAGTTTTAGGAATTGGTAATGTAATGTTCTCCGATGAAGGTATCGGAGTTCACATTACCAAAATGATAGAAAAGAATTATACTTTTTATTCAAAAAAACACACAATTGATTTTGTAGATGGTGGAACATTAGCAAATATCCTAATACCAACAATTGTAGAATATGATAATGTTTTAATTATTGATTGCATAGATGCTGATGATGGCAAAATAGGCGATGTCTATTTTTTTGATTATAATGATATGCCAAAAATGATAAATTGGAGTGGTTCAGCACATGAGGTTGAAATGCTTCAAACTCTACAAATGATGGAAATACTTGGAGATAGACCAGAAACCAAAATTCTTGGAGTGGTTCCAAAAAGAATAGAGCCTCTAAGCTTTGATTTAAGCGAAGAAATTCAAAAAGCAGTTCCTTTAATGGAAAAAACAATAATAAACCATCTTAAACAATTTGAATTTGAAATTAAAAAAATAGCAAATTACTCTGTTCAAGATATAGCAGACCAATTTAAGAAAGAGCAATATGATAATTAG
- the hypF gene encoding carbamoyltransferase HypF has translation MKCYKLSIFGAVQGVGFRPFIYQIATKLGLFGEVYNDNEGVKIIVSNGNIDSFKKAILDNLPPLARIDKIIQKEIDIQKEYFDFKITKSKSALEFSPILPDFAICDDCKKEFYDKDNPRYNYPFINCTNCGPRLSIIKQLPYDRKNTTMDSFKMCSYCQSEYENPLNRRYHAQPISCPNCGPKLILKDRYKNTITTDQKECIKQVVKLLNEGKILAIKGMGGFHLVCDASNKNSIELLRKRKDRPDKPFAIMCEDEKMANEFAYISKKESEILNSNLKPIVILKSKNNSKIPDNLAPNLNKLGIFLANTGLHLLIFKYLKKPIIATSANLSGEPIIFNEEDLLSKHSSIIDYYLDNDRDILTPSDDSITQIIQDKTFFLRTSRGINPKIFISNFDKKGCFLSIGAELKNQFVIYKDGQIFISPYIGDLKNIATFDRFKSLIKMFEDSYKLKFDEIIADLHPNFIHIKHFEKQNYKINKIQHHYAHLISALYDNNLLNSNKKFLGFCFDGTGYGDDGTIWGGEVFKFDEYSYERVYNFDEFLLLGGDSSIKNINKLAFSILKKYNINNKEFLSKFPQNTVGNLEKIYDKKINSFKTSSVGRIFDAFYSILFNKDKVSYDGQAGMEIEYFYDKNIKNSYHFKLKESKIIFKDAFLNLSKVDKITACSKFINGICNIVVEISQKENMPVVLSGGVFQNKTIVDKLINEFKDKNIEFYFNTNSPTNDSGIALGQMIWYLKNR, from the coding sequence GTGAAATGCTACAAACTTAGTATATTTGGTGCGGTGCAAGGTGTTGGTTTTCGCCCATTTATATACCAAATAGCAACTAAATTGGGACTATTTGGAGAGGTTTACAACGATAACGAAGGTGTAAAGATTATAGTGTCAAATGGAAATATAGATAGTTTTAAAAAAGCTATTTTAGATAATCTTCCACCACTTGCAAGAATTGATAAAATAATTCAAAAAGAGATAGATATACAAAAAGAGTATTTTGATTTTAAAATAACAAAATCAAAATCCGCATTAGAGTTTAGCCCTATACTTCCTGACTTTGCAATTTGTGATGATTGTAAAAAAGAATTTTATGATAAGGATAATCCAAGATATAACTACCCTTTTATAAATTGCACAAATTGCGGTCCAAGACTCTCTATCATAAAACAACTTCCATATGATAGAAAAAATACAACTATGGATAGTTTTAAGATGTGTTCTTATTGCCAAAGCGAGTATGAAAACCCACTAAATAGAAGATATCATGCACAGCCTATATCTTGTCCAAATTGTGGCCCAAAACTTATTTTAAAAGACAGATATAAAAACACTATAACCACAGATCAAAAAGAGTGCATTAAACAAGTTGTTAAACTACTAAATGAGGGAAAAATTCTAGCCATAAAAGGAATGGGTGGTTTTCACTTAGTTTGTGACGCTTCAAATAAAAATAGCATAGAACTTTTAAGAAAGCGCAAAGATAGACCCGATAAACCTTTCGCCATAATGTGTGAAGATGAAAAAATGGCAAATGAGTTTGCTTATATATCCAAAAAAGAGAGTGAAATTTTAAACTCAAATTTAAAACCTATAGTTATTTTAAAATCAAAAAACAATTCTAAAATTCCAGATAATTTAGCACCAAATTTAAATAAACTTGGAATTTTTTTAGCAAATACAGGGCTTCATCTTTTGATTTTCAAATATCTAAAAAAGCCAATCATTGCAACAAGTGCAAATTTAAGTGGTGAGCCTATAATTTTTAACGAAGAAGATTTACTTAGCAAGCATAGTTCAATTATTGATTATTACCTAGATAATGATAGAGATATTTTGACACCTAGTGATGACTCTATAACTCAAATTATTCAAGATAAAACATTTTTTTTAAGAACTTCAAGAGGGATTAATCCTAAAATTTTTATCTCAAATTTTGATAAAAAGGGTTGCTTTTTATCAATAGGAGCTGAACTTAAAAATCAATTTGTAATATATAAAGATGGTCAAATTTTCATATCACCTTATATTGGTGATCTGAAAAATATAGCAACTTTTGATAGATTTAAGTCTTTAATAAAAATGTTTGAAGATAGTTATAAGCTTAAATTTGATGAGATTATAGCTGATCTACATCCAAATTTTATACACATAAAACACTTTGAAAAACAAAATTATAAAATAAATAAAATCCAACATCATTATGCACATCTGATTTCAGCACTTTATGATAATAATTTACTAAATTCCAACAAAAAATTTTTAGGCTTTTGTTTTGATGGAACTGGATATGGTGATGATGGAACTATTTGGGGTGGTGAAGTGTTTAAATTTGATGAGTACTCCTATGAGAGAGTTTATAATTTTGATGAGTTTTTACTCCTTGGGGGTGATTCTAGTATAAAAAATATTAATAAACTAGCCTTTTCAATACTTAAAAAATATAATATAAATAATAAAGAATTTTTATCCAAATTTCCACAAAACACTGTTGGAAATTTAGAAAAAATATATGATAAAAAGATAAATTCGTTTAAAACTTCATCGGTGGGGCGAATTTTTGATGCCTTTTACTCTATCTTATTTAATAAAGATAAAGTGAGCTATGATGGACAAGCTGGGATGGAGATAGAGTATTTTTATGATAAAAATATAAAAAATAGTTATCATTTTAAACTAAAAGAGAGTAAAATCATATTTAAAGATGCTTTTTTAAATTTATCAAAAGTGGATAAAATTACAGCATGTAGTAAATTTATAAATGGAATTTGCAACATAGTAGTTGAAATTTCACAAAAAGAAAATATGCCCGTAGTTTTAAGTGGTGGTGTCTTTCAGAATAAAACCATAGTAGATAAACTTATAAACGAGTTTAAAGACAAAAATATTGAGTTTTATTTTAATACAAACTCACCAACGAATGATAGCGGTATAGCCTTAGGGCAAATGATTTGGTATTTAAAAAATAGATAA
- the hypB gene encoding hydrogenase nickel incorporation protein HypB, giving the protein MCKDCGCSMDTGNAKEHHHHDHPALNETKTIEVVSKILSENDKEADHNRAHLDEHSILCINLMSSPGAGKTTLLESTIKTGKFKIGVVEGDLETNKDADRIIKAGAKAHQITTGQACHLDAFMVHKGLHHLPLNELNLVFIENVGNLVCPASYDVGAHLNVVLLSTPEGSDKVSKYPVMFRAADLVIVTKSSIKEHFDFDTKDVIEDVRKLNPRADIIELDSKTGEGMDKWIKYLEFKMELR; this is encoded by the coding sequence ATGTGTAAAGATTGCGGTTGTTCAATGGATACAGGTAATGCAAAAGAACATCATCACCACGACCATCCTGCTTTGAACGAAACTAAAACAATAGAGGTTGTTAGTAAAATTTTAAGTGAAAATGATAAAGAAGCAGACCATAACAGAGCCCATTTAGATGAGCATTCTATATTATGTATAAATTTGATGAGTAGTCCAGGTGCTGGTAAAACAACACTTTTGGAATCAACTATTAAAACAGGTAAGTTCAAAATTGGAGTAGTTGAGGGTGATTTAGAAACAAACAAAGACGCCGATAGAATTATAAAAGCAGGTGCAAAAGCACATCAAATCACAACTGGTCAAGCTTGTCATTTAGATGCTTTTATGGTGCATAAAGGACTACATCACTTACCATTAAATGAGTTAAATTTGGTATTTATAGAAAATGTTGGAAACCTAGTTTGTCCAGCTAGCTATGATGTTGGAGCACACTTAAATGTTGTTTTGCTTAGCACACCAGAAGGAAGTGATAAGGTTTCAAAATATCCTGTAATGTTTAGAGCTGCTGATTTGGTAATCGTTACAAAATCTTCAATAAAAGAGCATTTTGATTTTGATACAAAAGATGTAATTGAAGATGTTAGAAAACTAAATCCAAGAGCTGATATCATAGAACTTGATAGCAAGACAGGCGAAGGCATGGATAAATGGATAAAATATTTAGAGTTTAAAATGGAGCTAAGATAA
- a CDS encoding HypC/HybG/HupF family hydrogenase formation chaperone — protein MCLSIPSKVIAIDENNYATVETLGVKRGVTLDLIPEKVEVGEYVLIHVGFAMEKIDTKAALESIEVYKQIAKQMEEGDISELEGDMGLEDLRGKNGSN, from the coding sequence ATGTGCTTGAGTATACCTTCAAAGGTTATAGCAATTGATGAGAATAACTATGCAACTGTTGAAACTTTGGGCGTTAAAAGAGGTGTTACTCTTGATTTGATACCTGAAAAAGTAGAAGTTGGCGAATATGTCTTAATCCATGTTGGCTTTGCTATGGAAAAGATAGATACAAAAGCAGCGCTTGAAAGTATAGAAGTATATAAGCAAATTGCAAAGCAGATGGAAGAGGGCGATATAAGCGAACTTGAAGGAGATATGGGTTTAGAGGATTTAAGAGGCAAAAATGGATCTAATTAA
- the hypD gene encoding hydrogenase formation protein HypD, with amino-acid sequence MDLINDFRDKDLIFSLSNLIQKKSKKPLNIMEICGGHTHSIMKFGIHKLVGKNINFIHGPGCPVCVMPRSKIDAAIKLASMDNVIFTTLADMLRVPGSTSTLQKARSQGHDIRALYSPLDVIQIAKDNPDKKVIFFAIGFETTTPMTAVVVEKAIELGLKNLFFHINHVTVPAPVRALMNDENVKIDAFLGPSHVSVITGSKIYESIANDYKKPIAISGFEPVDILDGILNLVEQGENETYKVYNQYKRAVKLEGNLKAKELIDKYFKICDFEFRGLGNIPNGGVDLKDKYSYLNAKFVFDCNVESKKESKACICGEILKGRAKPYDCKIFSKVCNPQNPIGSCMVSSEGACAAYYKYAKENV; translated from the coding sequence ATGGATCTAATTAATGACTTTAGAGATAAAGATTTAATTTTTAGCCTATCAAATTTGATACAAAAAAAGAGTAAAAAACCACTAAATATTATGGAAATTTGTGGTGGACATACTCACTCTATAATGAAATTTGGAATTCATAAACTAGTTGGTAAAAATATAAACTTTATCCACGGCCCAGGTTGCCCTGTGTGTGTTATGCCAAGAAGTAAAATAGACGCGGCAATCAAACTTGCGTCTATGGATAATGTTATCTTTACCACACTAGCTGATATGCTAAGAGTTCCAGGGAGCACTTCAACACTACAAAAAGCTAGATCACAAGGGCATGATATAAGAGCTTTATACTCTCCTCTTGATGTTATCCAAATAGCAAAAGATAATCCAGATAAAAAAGTTATATTTTTTGCAATAGGTTTTGAAACAACCACCCCAATGACAGCGGTTGTAGTGGAAAAAGCCATAGAGCTTGGCTTGAAAAATTTATTTTTTCATATAAATCATGTAACCGTTCCAGCCCCAGTTAGGGCACTAATGAACGATGAAAATGTGAAAATTGATGCATTTTTAGGACCAAGCCATGTAAGTGTGATAACAGGTTCAAAAATATATGAAAGCATTGCTAATGATTATAAAAAACCAATAGCAATTAGTGGTTTTGAGCCGGTGGATATCTTAGATGGTATCTTAAACTTAGTAGAGCAGGGCGAAAATGAAACCTATAAAGTATATAATCAATACAAAAGAGCGGTAAAATTAGAGGGAAATTTAAAAGCAAAAGAGCTGATTGATAAGTATTTTAAAATTTGTGATTTTGAGTTTAGGGGTTTGGGAAATATACCAAATGGTGGAGTTGATTTAAAAGACAAATACTCATATTTAAATGCAAAATTTGTTTTTGATTGTAATGTTGAGAGTAAAAAAGAGAGTAAGGCCTGTATATGTGGCGAAATTTTAAAGGGCAGGGCAAAGCCATATGATTGTAAAATTTTTTCAAAAGTTTGCAATCCGCAAAATCCTATTGGATCTTGTATGGTTTCAAGCGAGGGTGCTTGTGCGGCTTATTATAAATATGCAAAGGAAAATGTATGA
- the hypE gene encoding hydrogenase expression/formation protein HypE, whose product MKNILLSHGGGGEEMNELINELIFKYFDNEILKETNDSAILKIDGEIAFSTDSYVVTPIFFSGGDIGKISVCGTINDLCMVGAKPLYLSVGFIIEEGLSFDEFEKILSSMSKIAKENDVKIVCGDTKVVPKGKCDKIFINTSGIGKIIHKIETKNIKNRAKILISGDIARHGSVIVAARDEINLESDLKSDCRSLKDIVMALFENNIYPQAMRDATRGGLSAVLNEWANFNKIEILLNEESIKVQDEVMGICELLGFEPYDLANEGTFVLAIDEKDSKKALEILKNFNENASIIGEVISDKNSRVILKNPYGVKRFLEYPKGELLPRIC is encoded by the coding sequence ATGAAAAATATACTCTTAAGCCATGGTGGCGGTGGCGAGGAGATGAATGAGCTTATCAACGAGCTTATTTTTAAATACTTTGACAATGAAATTTTAAAAGAAACAAATGATTCTGCTATTTTAAAAATTGATGGTGAGATTGCATTTAGTACGGATTCTTATGTGGTAACTCCTATCTTTTTTAGTGGGGGAGATATAGGCAAAATTTCAGTATGTGGAACTATAAACGATCTTTGCATGGTTGGTGCAAAGCCTTTATACTTAAGTGTTGGTTTTATTATAGAAGAGGGGCTTAGCTTTGATGAGTTTGAAAAGATACTAAGCTCAATGTCCAAAATAGCAAAAGAAAATGATGTAAAGATTGTTTGTGGTGATACGAAGGTAGTACCAAAAGGCAAGTGTGATAAAATTTTTATAAATACAAGTGGAATTGGTAAAATTATACATAAAATAGAAACAAAAAATATTAAAAATAGAGCTAAAATACTAATAAGTGGTGATATAGCAAGGCATGGAAGTGTGATAGTTGCTGCAAGAGATGAAATAAATCTTGAAAGTGATTTAAAGAGTGATTGTAGAAGCTTAAAAGATATCGTTATGGCTCTTTTTGAAAATAACATCTATCCTCAAGCAATGAGAGATGCCACAAGGGGTGGGCTAAGTGCTGTTTTAAATGAATGGGCAAATTTTAATAAAATTGAAATTTTATTAAATGAAGAGTCTATCAAAGTTCAAGATGAAGTTATGGGAATTTGTGAATTACTTGGGTTTGAGCCTTATGATTTAGCAAATGAAGGCACTTTTGTTTTAGCAATTGATGAAAAAGATTCAAAAAAAGCACTTGAAATTTTAAAAAATTTCAATGAAAATGCATCTATCATAGGTGAGGTTATCTCAGATAAAAATAGCCGAGTGATACTAAAAAATCCTTATGGAGTTAAAAGATTTTTAGAATACCCAAAAGGCGAACTACTTCCTAGGATTTGTTAA
- the hypA gene encoding hydrogenase maturation nickel metallochaperone HypA, which produces MHELSIIIDLVALCEKNAKEQNAKEIESLEIKIGRLSGVEPHYLESAYEFYKKGTICENAKLIIHVQNIVVQCNNCGEKNELDKNEFLCPKCGSNKLDVIDGEDMYLMRLTMK; this is translated from the coding sequence ATGCATGAGTTGTCAATAATAATAGATTTAGTTGCATTATGCGAAAAGAATGCAAAAGAACAAAACGCAAAAGAGATTGAGAGTTTAGAGATAAAAATAGGGCGATTAAGTGGAGTTGAGCCACACTATCTAGAAAGTGCTTACGAGTTTTATAAAAAAGGGACAATTTGCGAAAATGCAAAACTAATTATACATGTGCAAAACATTGTAGTGCAATGCAATAATTGTGGAGAAAAAAACGAGCTAGATAAAAATGAGTTTTTATGCCCAAAATGTGGCTCTAATAAACTAGATGTCATTGATGGTGAAGATATGTATCTAATGCGCTTAACTATGAAATAA
- a CDS encoding c-type cytochrome has product MNLPEVLGLYPLFYFPDIGTAWLMGITGTIHILASHTSVGAAILFAILARKAYKEDRTDLYEYMRKYGMFLLIFSYVIGSITGPGIWYTATAASPRGISALIHNFVWVWATEWVFFVVEVVGVFVLVYSIGKIDRKVHLKITYLFALASVSTLFLIIGIISFMMWPGNDMWFTTGSASDAFFGSNTFPHLIVRFGFMVAMSAVIGFIIAGVLKDEDLKKELARKLSVIGFVGGAIVMFGFVWYIQTLPQNAWDQFHAVLWDGEKTTRIILVLLIAAYFLFAFFFPKGLKLPVTVGMLFLIGIIGVWPGEKMRESMRKPYVAGTYIYSNQIIARDIPGKGIKAEVPAVEEHGILKVHPFVPKQLKTITDENKVQTGELIAKLACSNCHSIEKGAKYRSLPDLFIARGMTDKENIKNYLEVVYSGAFSYMPTMRLPDSETDALATWLETQTK; this is encoded by the coding sequence GTGAATTTACCAGAAGTTTTGGGTCTATACCCTCTTTTTTATTTTCCAGACATTGGAACAGCTTGGCTTATGGGGATTACAGGAACCATACATATACTAGCTTCACATACTTCAGTAGGTGCTGCTATACTTTTTGCCATTCTAGCTAGAAAGGCATATAAAGAAGATAGAACTGACTTATATGAGTATATGCGTAAATATGGTATGTTCTTGTTAATCTTTTCATATGTTATCGGCTCTATAACTGGTCCTGGCATTTGGTATACTGCAACAGCAGCAAGCCCTAGAGGAATTAGTGCTTTAATACACAACTTTGTTTGGGTATGGGCAACTGAATGGGTTTTCTTTGTTGTTGAGGTTGTTGGTGTTTTTGTGCTTGTCTATTCAATAGGTAAAATTGATAGAAAAGTTCATTTAAAAATAACATATCTTTTTGCTCTAGCTTCAGTAAGCACACTGTTTTTAATTATAGGAATTATTAGCTTTATGATGTGGCCTGGAAATGATATGTGGTTTACTACAGGATCTGCAAGCGATGCATTCTTTGGCTCTAATACCTTCCCACATCTAATTGTAAGATTTGGCTTTATGGTTGCTATGTCTGCGGTGATCGGATTTATAATTGCTGGAGTTTTAAAAGATGAAGATCTTAAAAAAGAATTAGCAAGAAAGCTATCTGTAATTGGATTTGTTGGTGGTGCTATTGTTATGTTTGGTTTTGTATGGTATATACAAACTCTACCTCAAAATGCATGGGATCAATTCCACGCAGTATTGTGGGATGGCGAAAAAACTACTAGAATAATATTAGTACTTCTAATAGCTGCATATTTTTTATTTGCTTTCTTTTTCCCAAAAGGTTTAAAACTACCTGTAACTGTTGGTATGCTTTTCCTTATAGGCATAATCGGCGTTTGGCCAGGTGAAAAAATGAGAGAAAGCATGAGAAAACCATATGTTGCTGGAACATATATATATAGTAACCAAATTATAGCTAGAGATATACCTGGTAAAGGAATTAAAGCTGAAGTTCCAGCAGTAGAAGAGCATGGAATTTTAAAAGTTCATCCGTTTGTTCCTAAACAACTAAAAACAATAACAGATGAAAACAAAGTTCAAACAGGTGAATTAATAGCAAAATTAGCTTGTTCTAACTGTCACTCTATAGAAAAAGGTGCAAAATATAGATCATTGCCTGATCTTTTCATAGCAAGAGGTATGACAGATAAGGAAAACATTAAAAACTATTTAGAAGTAGTTTATTCTGGTGCATTTTCTTATATGCCTACAATGAGATTGCCTGATAGCGAGACAGACGCACTTGCAACTTGGCTTGAAACTCAAACTAAATAG
- a CDS encoding NAD(P)/FAD-dependent oxidoreductase encodes MKKNDLDLVLKEIKSELKIKGVDRRTALKIMALSSTTLLTNPTSANAATSAKANGKGVKIVIAGGGAAGCTIANFITKNIDDAQVAIIEPDSQSVSYQPGQTLIGAGIWNKDEIIGESKDFFPSNAKWIQDRVVEFNPDSNNVRTSKNGVIDYDFLILATGLSLNYEAIEGLSKNDIGKNGISSIYFADGAVKTWSLIQKLIEDAKSKKDIKALFTQPNTPIKCGGAPKKIMFLTHALLRDAKLRDGVKLDFYPAGGGFFGVKEYNEATIGFFKDRNLNAHFNNNLIAIDQGYRKATFKRKDGSIFDLNYDFIHITPPMKAPNEIKESPLSIKQGNLTSGGWADVNKDTLIHNKYNNVFAIGDIAGIPTSKTGAAIREQYKVCGNNLISAIEGKDLKATYDGYTACPLITDIGKVMMAEFNYKKEPSATLPMLNPAKERWLWWFVKVYMLKPMYFYGMLKARI; translated from the coding sequence ATGAAAAAAAATGATTTGGATTTAGTTTTAAAAGAGATAAAATCAGAATTAAAAATAAAAGGTGTTGATAGAAGAACAGCTTTGAAGATAATGGCTTTAAGTTCTACTACTCTTTTGACTAATCCTACCTCCGCAAATGCAGCAACTAGTGCAAAAGCGAATGGTAAAGGTGTAAAAATAGTAATTGCAGGAGGAGGTGCAGCTGGTTGTACTATTGCTAATTTTATAACTAAAAACATAGATGATGCACAAGTTGCTATAATTGAACCTGACTCACAAAGCGTATCTTATCAACCTGGGCAAACCTTAATAGGTGCAGGAATTTGGAATAAAGATGAAATAATAGGAGAATCAAAAGATTTTTTTCCAAGTAATGCAAAATGGATTCAAGATAGGGTAGTGGAGTTTAATCCAGATTCTAATAATGTAAGAACTTCAAAAAATGGAGTAATTGACTATGATTTTTTAATACTAGCAACTGGTCTATCTTTGAACTATGAAGCTATAGAGGGTTTAAGCAAAAATGATATTGGTAAAAATGGGATAAGTTCCATATATTTTGCTGATGGTGCTGTTAAAACTTGGTCTTTAATTCAAAAGCTAATTGAAGATGCAAAAAGCAAAAAAGATATCAAAGCACTATTTACACAACCAAATACACCTATAAAATGTGGAGGAGCTCCTAAAAAAATTATGTTTTTAACGCATGCTCTTCTTAGGGATGCAAAGCTTAGAGATGGTGTTAAGTTGGATTTTTATCCTGCCGGTGGAGGTTTTTTTGGAGTAAAAGAGTATAACGAAGCAACAATAGGATTTTTTAAAGATAGAAATTTAAATGCGCATTTTAATAATAATTTAATAGCAATAGATCAAGGCTATAGAAAAGCTACTTTTAAAAGAAAAGATGGTAGTATTTTTGATTTAAATTATGATTTTATCCATATAACACCTCCAATGAAAGCTCCAAATGAAATTAAAGAATCTCCATTAAGCATTAAACAAGGTAACCTTACAAGTGGAGGCTGGGCTGATGTTAATAAAGATACCTTAATTCACAACAAATATAACAATGTATTTGCAATAGGTGATATTGCTGGTATTCCAACCTCAAAAACAGGTGCAGCAATTAGAGAACAGTATAAAGTTTGTGGCAATAATTTAATATCAGCTATAGAAGGAAAAGATTTAAAAGCAACTTATGATGGCTATACAGCTTGCCCACTTATAACAGATATAGGTAAAGTAATGATGGCTGAGTTTAACTATAAAAAAGAACCTTCTGCAACCCTTCCTATGCTAAATCCAGCAAAAGAGAGATGGTTATGGTGGTTTGTAAAAGTTTATATGCTAAAACCAATGTATTTTTATGGCATGTTAAAAGCAAGAATTTAA
- a CDS encoding SixA phosphatase family protein: MKIIYFIRHAKAKKKAPTDFLRKLSERGLSDAKNTGIRLKEANIIPDIIFTSSGVRALSTANIIAKELSFNGKIKSTDELYEFSKPNLLKFVKNLSNKHNTVFIVGHNSALNEICEFLSDSVIEHFPTCAICGIKFDIDSFENICNGSIIYFDYPKKHIKDKI, from the coding sequence ATGAAAATTATTTATTTTATAAGACACGCAAAGGCTAAGAAAAAAGCTCCAACAGATTTTTTAAGAAAACTTAGTGAGCGCGGATTAAGCGATGCTAAAAACACAGGTATTAGACTAAAAGAAGCAAATATCATACCAGATATAATTTTTACAAGTAGTGGGGTTAGGGCACTTAGCACTGCTAATATTATAGCAAAAGAGCTATCTTTTAATGGTAAAATAAAAAGCACAGATGAGTTGTATGAGTTTTCAAAACCAAATCTTTTAAAATTTGTTAAAAATCTTAGCAATAAACATAATACTGTTTTTATAGTGGGACACAACTCTGCATTAAATGAAATTTGCGAGTTTTTAAGCGATTCGGTTATAGAGCATTTTCCAACTTGTGCTATTTGTGGTATTAAATTTGATATAGATAGTTTTGAAAATATATGCAATGGCAGTATTATATATTTTGATTATCCAAAAAAGCATATTAAAGATAAAATATAA